The Prinia subflava isolate CZ2003 ecotype Zambia chromosome 13, Cam_Psub_1.2, whole genome shotgun sequence genome contains a region encoding:
- the LOC134557844 gene encoding chemokine-like factor, with amino-acid sequence MARVSPAGSAPGSPRLNGPSWVASPAGHRPGSAADPTRLPLDRAFPRSAWCAVKIARTLVALAAFICFLTAGEQVFYTVYAGLQTVTTVFFLLLYLVRLDARMRCRYWLQADILNSVTSVMFLTPVGLTAVKITTNKGIMAGGVLSLILLALYHVDMFLLWKKISQLEKARGRSAAK; translated from the exons ATGGCACGGGTATCACCTGCGGGATCGGCTCCGGGATCTCCCCGGCTGAACGGGCCGTCCTGGGTTGCCAGTCCCGCCGGGCACCGCCCGGGCAGCGCTGCCGACCCCACGCGGCTGCCGCTGGACCGGGCCTTCCCCCGCTCGGCGTGGTGCGCGGTGAAGATCGCCCGCACG CTGGTGGCGCTGGCCGCCTTCATCTGCTTCCTGACCGCGGGCGAGCAGGTGTTCTACACGGTGTATGCCGGCCTGCAGACGGTGACAACCGtcttcttcctgctgctctaCCTGGTGAGGCTCGACGCGCGGATGCGGTGCCGCTActggctgcaggct GATATTTTGAACTCGGTGACTTCAGTGATGTTTCTCACGCCTGTGGGCTTGACTGCAGTAAAAATCACGACCAACAAGGGGATAATGGCTGGAGGA GTGTTGAGTCTTATATTGCTTGCTCTCTACCATGTTGACATGTTTCTTCTTTGGAAGAAGATTAGCCAGCTTGAGAAAGCAAGAGGAAGGAGTGCTGCCAAATAA